A genomic region of Limimonas halophila contains the following coding sequences:
- a CDS encoding DUF1013 domain-containing protein produces the protein MTRPLMPKATAVWLVENTSLTFDQIAAFCGLHPLEVQGIADGEVAGGMQGMNPVENGELTQAEIERCQQDPAARLQSREADLPRPSERTKGPKYTPIAKRQDKPDGILYLLRYHPAVKDTQICRLLGTTKNTINQVRERTHRNYANMRPRDPVLLGLCTQSELNHVIEVAEQQAQREGRQRSQAEEG, from the coding sequence ATGACAAGACCGCTGATGCCCAAGGCCACGGCCGTGTGGCTGGTGGAGAACACCTCGCTGACGTTCGACCAGATCGCCGCGTTCTGCGGCCTGCATCCGCTGGAGGTGCAGGGCATCGCCGACGGCGAGGTCGCCGGCGGGATGCAGGGCATGAACCCCGTGGAGAACGGGGAACTGACCCAGGCCGAGATCGAGCGCTGCCAGCAGGACCCGGCGGCCCGCCTGCAATCCCGCGAGGCGGACCTGCCGCGCCCGTCCGAGCGCACGAAGGGGCCCAAGTACACCCCCATTGCCAAGCGCCAGGACAAGCCCGACGGCATCCTCTACCTGCTGCGCTACCATCCGGCGGTGAAGGACACCCAGATCTGCCGCCTGCTCGGCACGACCAAGAACACCATCAACCAGGTGCGCGAGCGCACGCACCGCAACTACGCCAACATGCGCCCGCGCGATCCCGTGTTGCTGGGGCTGTGCACGCAGTCGGAGCTGAACCACGTCATCGAGGTGGCCGAGCAGCAGGCCCAGCGCGAGGGCCGGCAGCGCTCCCAGGCCGAAGAGGGGTAA
- a CDS encoding SDR family NAD(P)-dependent oxidoreductase, with translation MRLENQVAVITGAAQGIGQAVAERFAREGAKVVLADVDDAGGEAAAKGIRDAGGEAVYQPCDVGDRSQVDALIQRAVDTYGRLDCAVANAALVAKADFLELDETDFDRVIRTNLKGAFLTGQAAARQMVAQGGGGTIVNMSSINAVVAIPEIAPYVASKGGINQLTKVEALGLAKHGIRANAIGPGSIGTEMVKQVASDPEKWRAVMSRTPMGRLGEPDEIAQIAAFLASPESSYITGECIYADGGRLALNYTVPVED, from the coding sequence ATGCGGCTGGAAAACCAGGTCGCCGTCATCACCGGCGCGGCCCAGGGCATCGGCCAGGCCGTCGCCGAGCGCTTCGCCCGTGAAGGCGCGAAGGTGGTGCTCGCGGACGTGGACGACGCCGGCGGCGAGGCCGCCGCAAAGGGCATCCGCGACGCCGGCGGGGAGGCCGTCTATCAGCCCTGCGACGTCGGGGACCGGTCGCAGGTGGACGCGCTGATCCAGCGTGCGGTGGACACCTACGGGCGGCTGGATTGCGCCGTCGCCAACGCCGCTTTGGTGGCCAAGGCGGATTTCCTTGAGCTTGACGAGACGGATTTCGACCGCGTCATCCGCACCAACCTGAAAGGCGCCTTCCTCACCGGCCAGGCCGCCGCGCGCCAGATGGTCGCCCAGGGCGGCGGCGGCACGATCGTCAACATGTCCTCGATCAACGCCGTCGTGGCGATCCCGGAGATCGCGCCCTACGTCGCCAGCAAGGGCGGCATCAACCAGCTGACCAAAGTGGAGGCGCTGGGCCTTGCCAAGCACGGCATCCGCGCCAACGCCATCGGACCGGGCTCGATCGGCACGGAGATGGTCAAGCAGGTCGCCAGCGATCCGGAGAAGTGGCGCGCGGTGATGAGCCGCACGCCCATGGGCCGCCTGGGTGAGCCGGACGAGATCGCCCAGATCGCGGCCTTCCTGGCCTCCCCCGAGTCCAGCTACATCACGGGCGAGTGCATCTACGCCGACGGCGGGCGCCTGGCGCTCAACTACACCGTTCCGGTGGAAGACTGA
- a CDS encoding methyl-accepting chemotaxis protein, translated as MSERAADNRAPGFVRGHGVTIAVALAFLAVLTSAAFVGRDMTARYETIVGDFQHKQTKQMVQVQVAEMAWQRYAGTVTQVAVRSASNDALVSALRERETDKLTDLLGEEFNQEAISTGQVVLHGVGAYDTDGNRVARTWQDVGPAPLPDALMDKIYGREGASRLEAVEHAWTHQGRPLLSVAVPLGGLQLHGYLVMHFDVLHALRNLDSNLDREVTFLTAGGGEVLTRLSHIDLPDSAQTRVVEVPIATPGGAPLMTARIRQDVSSLMTRLADARRTSFITFLIVCGTTGLAAVGLIAVVFARMRRREAAMREREEAMRADAERARLDQERSERQRVENDKARELRQALVSLCDDIEQDTNALFGEIQNKAGSMRELATSMTGGMRSIEDRAQAMRDTATAAADNVQAVASATEELTQSSQDIRGRTTEATRHISEAADLARRCDSQTQQLETYAEKIGGAVKLIREIAEQTNLLALNATIEAARAGEAGKGFAVVANEIKQLANQVAKATDEISEQVTGIQSATQESVSAIRTVSETIAKVEETAGTIADSVTQQDQATQDIAGHIQSASDGIQDVAAKVAETAEETRTTTQMSDQVNDSAVEVSQRLDRALDELTDKLARTRAENGAGQGDAA; from the coding sequence ATGAGCGAGCGTGCGGCGGACAACCGGGCGCCGGGCTTCGTGCGCGGGCACGGCGTAACGATCGCGGTGGCGCTGGCGTTCCTGGCCGTGTTGACCAGCGCGGCCTTCGTCGGGCGCGACATGACGGCGCGCTACGAGACCATCGTCGGTGACTTCCAGCACAAGCAAACCAAGCAGATGGTGCAGGTGCAGGTCGCCGAGATGGCCTGGCAGCGCTACGCCGGCACCGTGACCCAGGTGGCGGTGCGGTCGGCGTCCAACGACGCGTTGGTGAGCGCGCTGCGCGAGCGTGAGACGGACAAGCTCACCGATCTGCTGGGCGAGGAGTTCAACCAGGAGGCGATCTCGACCGGCCAAGTCGTGCTCCACGGCGTCGGCGCCTACGACACCGACGGCAACCGCGTCGCGCGCACCTGGCAGGACGTCGGCCCGGCGCCGCTGCCGGACGCCCTGATGGACAAGATCTATGGGCGCGAGGGCGCGAGCCGGCTGGAGGCCGTGGAGCACGCCTGGACGCACCAGGGGCGGCCCCTGCTGTCGGTCGCGGTGCCGCTGGGCGGGCTGCAGCTCCACGGCTATCTGGTGATGCACTTCGACGTGCTGCACGCCCTGCGCAACCTGGACAGCAACCTCGACCGCGAGGTGACCTTCCTCACCGCCGGCGGCGGCGAGGTGCTCACGCGGCTGTCGCACATCGACCTGCCCGACAGCGCGCAGACCCGCGTGGTCGAGGTGCCCATCGCCACGCCCGGCGGCGCGCCGCTGATGACCGCGCGCATCCGCCAGGACGTCTCCAGCCTGATGACCCGGCTGGCGGACGCGCGGCGAACGTCCTTCATCACCTTCCTGATCGTCTGCGGCACCACCGGCCTTGCCGCGGTGGGCCTGATCGCCGTGGTCTTCGCCCGCATGCGCCGGCGCGAGGCGGCGATGCGCGAGCGCGAGGAGGCTATGCGCGCGGATGCCGAGCGCGCGCGGCTGGACCAGGAGCGCTCGGAGCGCCAGCGGGTGGAGAACGACAAGGCGCGCGAGCTGCGCCAGGCCCTGGTCTCGCTGTGCGACGACATCGAGCAGGACACCAATGCCCTGTTCGGCGAGATCCAGAACAAGGCCGGCTCGATGCGCGAGCTGGCCACGAGCATGACCGGCGGCATGCGCTCGATCGAGGACCGCGCCCAGGCGATGCGCGACACCGCCACCGCCGCCGCCGACAACGTGCAGGCCGTCGCCTCCGCGACCGAGGAGCTGACGCAGTCCAGCCAGGACATCCGCGGGCGCACCACGGAAGCCACGCGCCACATCTCGGAAGCGGCGGATCTGGCGCGGCGCTGCGACAGCCAGACCCAGCAGCTCGAAACCTACGCGGAAAAGATCGGCGGCGCGGTGAAGCTCATCCGCGAGATCGCCGAGCAGACCAACCTGCTTGCGCTCAACGCCACGATCGAGGCGGCGCGCGCCGGGGAGGCGGGCAAGGGCTTCGCCGTCGTGGCGAACGAGATCAAGCAGCTCGCCAATCAGGTCGCCAAGGCCACGGACGAGATCTCGGAGCAGGTCACCGGCATTCAGAGCGCGACGCAGGAGTCCGTTTCGGCCATCCGCACGGTTTCCGAAACCATCGCCAAGGTCGAGGAAACCGCCGGCACCATCGCGGACTCCGTGACACAGCAGGACCAGGCCACCCAGGACATCGCGGGCCACATCCAGAGCGCCTCCGACGGCATCCAGGACGTGGCCGCCAAGGTCGCGGAGACGGCCGAGGAAACGCGTACAACCACGCAGATGAGCGATCAGGTCAACGACTCCGCCGTCGAGGTGTCGCAGCGCCTCGACCGGGCGCTCGACGAACTCACGGACAAGCTGGCGCGCACGCGCGCCGAGAACGGGGCCGGGCAAGGGGACGCGGCCTGA
- a CDS encoding rhodanese-like domain-containing protein, with amino-acid sequence MLNTIKATLAALAAVAVLGGAAQAADDEKAPMQIDGATTVDADKVIQLYKNKDKLKIIDSRKPGDYKAGHIETATNLPNTETNAETLSEHLASKSTPVLFYCNGVKCGRAADAVKTAVNAGYENVYYYALGMAEWKKKGLPLVQE; translated from the coding sequence ATGCTGAACACGATCAAGGCCACGCTGGCGGCGCTGGCCGCCGTCGCCGTGCTCGGCGGCGCGGCGCAGGCCGCGGACGACGAGAAGGCGCCCATGCAGATCGACGGCGCCACGACCGTCGACGCCGACAAGGTGATCCAACTTTATAAAAACAAAGACAAACTGAAGATCATCGATTCCCGCAAGCCCGGCGACTACAAGGCCGGTCACATCGAAACGGCGACCAACCTGCCCAACACCGAGACCAACGCCGAGACGCTGAGCGAGCATCTGGCGTCCAAGAGCACACCCGTTCTCTTCTACTGCAACGGCGTCAAGTGCGGGCGTGCCGCAGATGCCGTGAAAACGGCCGTGAACGCGGGCTACGAGAACGTCTACTACTACGCCCTCGGCATGGCGGAGTGGAAGAAGAAGGGCCTACCGCTCGTGCAGGAGTGA
- the scpA gene encoding methylmalonyl-CoA mutase, producing MADGFPKRTRDDWADKARRELKGDDPEGLARDTPEGIRIDPLYTEDALAGLDHLGSMPGFPPYTRGPRATMYTNRAWTIRQYAGFSTAEETNRFYHDALKAGQTGLSVAFDLPTHRGYDSDHPRVSGDVGKAGVAIDTVEDMKILFDGVPLDQMTVSMTMNGAVLPVLASFIVAAEEQGVSQDKLAGTIQNDILKEFLVRNTYIYPPQPSMRIVADIMAHCAHHMPRFNAISVSGYHMHEAGATADQELAYTLADGLEYVRTARARGLDVDQFAPRVSFFFAIGTNLFMEVAKLRAARTLWARLMQQFEPQDPRSLALRTHCQTSGVSLQEQDPYTNVVRTTVEALAAVLGGTQSLHTNALDEAVALPSDFSARLARNTQLVLRDETGVGDTVDPLGGSYYVEKLTSDLMERAQALIDEIEEQGGMTRAVEAGTAKRRIEEAAARRQARVDRGEDILVGVNAYRPPERDEVEVRAIDNRKVLADQSKKLERVRAERDPDTVNRALQALEDGARDGESNLLALTIEAMRARATVGEASDALERVFGRHKAATSTISGVYGAAYEGDETFEKVRADVRAFAEQAGRRPRMLVVKMGQDGHDRGAKVIASAFADIGFDVDVGPLFQTPAEAVQQAIENDVHVIGVSTQAGAHGTLVPDLLDELRQQDAADIRVVCGGVIPHQEHERLLNEGVAAIFGPGTPIPRAARDILELITPARAA from the coding sequence GTGGCCGACGGGTTTCCCAAGCGCACCCGCGACGACTGGGCCGACAAGGCGCGGCGCGAGCTGAAGGGCGACGATCCCGAGGGGCTGGCGCGCGACACCCCCGAGGGCATCCGCATCGACCCGCTCTACACCGAGGACGCGCTGGCGGGCCTGGACCACCTGGGCTCGATGCCCGGTTTCCCGCCCTACACGCGCGGCCCGCGGGCGACGATGTACACCAACCGCGCCTGGACGATCCGGCAGTACGCCGGCTTCTCCACGGCGGAGGAAACCAACCGCTTCTACCACGACGCGCTGAAGGCCGGGCAGACGGGCCTTTCCGTCGCCTTCGACCTGCCCACGCACCGCGGCTACGACAGCGACCACCCGCGCGTCTCCGGCGACGTGGGCAAGGCGGGCGTCGCCATCGATACCGTCGAGGACATGAAGATCCTCTTCGACGGCGTGCCGCTGGATCAGATGACGGTGTCGATGACGATGAACGGCGCGGTGCTGCCCGTGCTGGCGTCCTTCATCGTGGCGGCGGAGGAACAGGGCGTTTCCCAGGACAAGCTCGCGGGCACGATCCAGAACGACATCCTCAAGGAGTTCCTGGTCCGCAACACCTACATCTACCCGCCCCAGCCCTCGATGCGCATCGTGGCCGACATCATGGCCCACTGCGCCCACCACATGCCCAGGTTCAACGCCATCTCCGTCTCCGGCTATCACATGCACGAGGCCGGGGCGACGGCGGACCAGGAGCTGGCCTACACCCTGGCGGACGGGCTGGAGTACGTGCGCACCGCCCGCGCCCGCGGGCTCGACGTGGACCAGTTCGCCCCGCGCGTCTCCTTCTTCTTCGCGATCGGCACCAACCTCTTCATGGAGGTCGCCAAGCTGCGCGCCGCGCGCACGCTGTGGGCCAGGCTGATGCAGCAGTTCGAGCCGCAGGACCCGCGCTCGCTGGCGCTGCGCACGCACTGCCAGACCTCCGGCGTCTCGCTGCAGGAGCAGGACCCCTACACCAACGTCGTGCGCACCACCGTGGAGGCGCTGGCCGCCGTGCTGGGCGGCACGCAGTCGCTGCACACCAACGCGCTCGACGAGGCCGTGGCGCTGCCGAGCGACTTCTCCGCGCGGCTGGCGCGCAACACCCAGCTGGTCCTGCGCGACGAAACGGGCGTCGGCGACACCGTCGATCCGCTGGGCGGCAGCTACTACGTGGAAAAGCTCACCAGCGACCTCATGGAGCGCGCCCAGGCCCTCATCGACGAGATCGAGGAACAGGGCGGCATGACGCGCGCCGTGGAGGCGGGCACCGCCAAGCGCCGCATCGAGGAGGCCGCCGCGCGCCGCCAGGCCCGCGTCGACCGGGGCGAGGACATCCTCGTCGGCGTCAACGCCTACCGGCCGCCCGAGCGCGACGAGGTCGAGGTGCGCGCCATCGACAACCGCAAGGTGCTGGCCGACCAATCCAAAAAGCTGGAGCGCGTGCGCGCCGAGCGCGACCCGGACACCGTAAACCGGGCGCTCCAGGCGCTGGAGGACGGCGCGCGCGACGGCGAGTCCAACCTGCTGGCGCTGACGATCGAGGCCATGCGCGCCCGCGCCACGGTGGGCGAGGCCTCGGACGCCCTGGAGCGCGTCTTCGGCCGGCACAAGGCGGCGACGAGCACGATCTCCGGCGTCTACGGCGCCGCCTACGAAGGCGACGAGACCTTCGAGAAGGTGCGCGCCGACGTGCGCGCTTTCGCCGAGCAGGCCGGGCGCCGGCCGCGCATGCTGGTGGTGAAGATGGGCCAGGACGGCCACGACCGCGGCGCCAAGGTGATCGCCAGCGCCTTCGCCGACATCGGCTTCGACGTGGACGTGGGCCCGCTCTTCCAGACGCCCGCCGAGGCCGTGCAACAGGCCATCGAGAACGACGTCCACGTCATCGGCGTCTCCACCCAGGCGGGCGCGCACGGCACGCTCGTGCCCGACCTGCTGGACGAGCTGCGCCAGCAGGACGCCGCCGATATCCGCGTCGTCTGCGGCGGCGTCATCCCGCACCAGGAGCACGAGCGCCTCTTGAACGAGGGCGTCGCCGCGATCTTCGGGCCGGGCACGCCCATCCCCCGCGCCGCCCGCGACATCCTGGAACTGATCACGCCCGCCCGCGCGGCGTAA
- a CDS encoding homocysteine S-methyltransferase family protein, with protein sequence MNAKLKRLTDGGRLLLDGGLGEELVNRGIDTSTGLWSAQALLSEPDKVVAAHRDFIDAGADVLTTNSYSTTRRRFPDDGDFQRMNRSAGALAQRARAEAERDVAIAGSLPPIFGSYRPELVRPMAELEPLYRAQADILAEYVDLFLCETMSTSGEALAAARAAAATGLPVWVSWTLADDGTGKLRSGETVTQAVEALDGLDVRAVLVNCAIPESVDAALPELARAAAGRPFGAYANAFQPIAPGTGVNDGRELPDARADLGPDAYADFAGGWLDAGARIVGGCCEVGPSHIARLKERFF encoded by the coding sequence GTGAACGCGAAGCTGAAACGGCTGACCGACGGCGGGCGGCTGCTGCTCGACGGCGGCCTGGGCGAGGAACTGGTGAACCGCGGGATCGACACCTCGACCGGGCTGTGGTCGGCGCAGGCGCTGCTGTCCGAGCCCGACAAGGTGGTCGCCGCCCACCGCGACTTCATCGACGCCGGCGCGGACGTGCTGACCACGAACAGCTACAGCACCACGCGCCGGCGCTTTCCCGACGACGGCGACTTCCAGCGCATGAACCGCAGCGCCGGGGCGTTGGCGCAACGCGCCCGGGCGGAGGCCGAACGCGACGTCGCCATCGCGGGCTCGCTGCCGCCCATCTTCGGCAGCTACCGGCCGGAGCTCGTGCGCCCCATGGCGGAGCTGGAGCCGCTCTACCGCGCGCAGGCGGACATCCTGGCCGAGTACGTCGACCTCTTCCTGTGCGAGACGATGTCCACCAGCGGCGAGGCCCTGGCGGCGGCGCGGGCCGCGGCGGCGACGGGCCTGCCGGTGTGGGTGTCGTGGACACTGGCGGACGACGGCACGGGCAAGCTGCGCAGCGGTGAGACCGTCACCCAAGCGGTCGAGGCGCTCGACGGCCTCGACGTGCGTGCCGTGCTGGTAAACTGCGCCATCCCGGAAAGCGTGGACGCCGCGCTGCCGGAGCTCGCACGCGCCGCCGCCGGGCGCCCCTTCGGCGCCTACGCCAACGCCTTCCAGCCCATCGCGCCGGGCACGGGCGTCAACGACGGCCGCGAGCTGCCGGACGCGCGCGCGGACCTCGGCCCCGACGCCTATGCGGATTTCGCCGGCGGCTGGCTGGATGCGGGCGCGCGCATCGTCGGCGGCTGCTGCGAGGTCGGACCAAGCCACATCGCGCGGCTGAAGGAACGCTTCTTCTGA